A genomic stretch from Kribbella amoyensis includes:
- a CDS encoding MlaE family ABC transporter permease codes for MDTLVKKPLNSLDRLGEQLTFYLKALAWSGKSVTRYRKEILRLLAEVTLGTGALAVIGGTVGVITFLAFFTGTEVGLQGYSALNQIGTSAFAGFVSAYINTREIGPLIAGIALAATVGCGFTAQLGAMRISEEIDALEVMAIPSLPFLVTTRIIAGLIAVVPLYVVGLLSSYFATRLTVTTFYGQSTGTYDHYFHLFLPPGDVLWSFGKVLVFAVLVILVHCYHGYHATGGPAGVGVAVGRAVRTSIVVINVVDLLLSMAIWGTTTTVRLAG; via the coding sequence ATGGACACCCTGGTGAAGAAGCCGCTGAACTCGCTGGACCGGCTCGGCGAGCAGCTGACCTTCTACCTGAAGGCGCTGGCCTGGTCGGGCAAGTCGGTCACCCGGTACCGCAAGGAGATCCTCCGGCTGCTCGCCGAGGTCACCCTGGGCACCGGCGCGCTCGCGGTGATCGGCGGCACCGTCGGCGTGATCACCTTCCTGGCCTTCTTCACCGGCACCGAGGTCGGCCTGCAGGGGTACTCGGCGCTGAACCAGATCGGTACCTCCGCGTTCGCCGGCTTCGTCAGCGCGTACATCAACACCCGCGAGATCGGCCCGCTGATCGCCGGGATCGCGCTCGCCGCGACGGTCGGCTGCGGCTTCACCGCCCAGCTCGGCGCGATGCGGATCAGCGAGGAGATCGACGCCCTCGAGGTGATGGCGATCCCGTCGCTGCCGTTCCTGGTCACCACCCGGATCATCGCCGGCCTGATCGCGGTGGTCCCGTTGTACGTCGTCGGCCTGCTCTCGTCGTACTTCGCCACCCGGCTGACCGTGACCACGTTCTACGGCCAGAGCACCGGGACGTACGACCATTACTTCCATCTGTTCCTGCCACCGGGGGACGTGCTGTGGTCCTTCGGCAAGGTGCTGGTGTTCGCGGTGCTGGTGATCCTCGTGCACTGCTACCACGGCTACCACGCGACCGGTGGTCCGGCGGGGGTCGGCGTCGCCGTCGGCCGCGCGGTCCGGACCTCGATCGTGGTGATCAACGTCGTCGACCTGCTGCTGTCGATGGCGATCTGGGGTACGACCACGACCGTCCGGCTGGCGGGATGA